GCGCCTGCAGGGACGATCCTTGCGGCAAGGTCGCGCCGGTTTGGGAATTGCACCCGACGGCGAGGAGGGACGTAAGGGCGATGGCCGACAAAGCAAGAACATTCTTCGCCACAACACTCCTTGTGCCACGAACCAACAGCGTGAGGAAACGGACGACGATCAAAGCCTTTAAAGGGCGTTCGTCGCGCCTTGCTGGGGTTGCTATTACTTGGCTGTCTGAAGGCTAGCGTAAGGAAGGCCTTTTAATATGAGAGCGAAACTTTAGATAAATTTTACATAGTCTCATACTTCTCTAATTGAGTGGAGAGTCGAACTTCGGCGTGGCGTGGACGCTTTCGTTTCGAGCTCACCGCGCTAGACTCTTTTGGTGAACGTTCGGAACTTCAGCATCATCGCGCACGTCGACCACGGCAAGAGCACGCTGGCCGACCGCATCTTGGAGCGACTCGGCGCGATGGGCGAGCGCGACAAGCGCGACCAGACGCTCGACACGCTGGAACTCGAGCGCGAGCGCGGCATCACCATCAAGAGCACCCCGATTCGGCTGCAGTACAAGCGTCCGAACGGCGAGGAGTACACCCTCAACCTCATCGACACGCCCGGGCACGTGGACTTCAACTACGAGGTGAGCCGCAGTCTCGCCGCGTGCGAAGGCGTCCTGCTGCTCGTCGACGCCTCGCAAGGCGTCGAGGCTCAGACGATCGTCAACGCCTACCTCGCGATCGACAACAACTTGGAGATCGTTCCCGTCGTCAACAAGATCGATCTGCCCGCCGCCGACCCCGAGGGAGCGGCGAAGGAGCTCGAAGACGTCATCGGTATTCCAGCGGACGGCGCGATCTTCGCGTCGGGTAAGACGGGCATCGGCGTGGACGAGATCCTGGAGGCGATCGTCGAGCGTATTCCCGCGCCTCTAGGGAATCCGGACGGGCCCCTCAAAGCGCTGATCTTCGACTCGTTTTACGACGCGTACCAAGGCGTGATTCTGTTCGTGCGGGTCCTGGAAGGAACGCTGCACGCGAAAGATCAAATCACGCTGTTCTCGAACGGGCGAACCTTCGACGTCGACAAGGTCGGCACGTTCTCGCCGGGCCTCGTCGTCGGGTCCGAACTCACGGTCGGATCGGTCGGGTGGATCGCGGCGGGGATCAAGGACATTCACGACGCGCAAGTCGGCGACACCGTCACGAGCAAGGACAACGCGACGACCGAGCCCTTCCCGGGCTTCAAGCCCGCGCAACCCGTGGTGTTCTCGGGTCTGTATCCCACGAACACCGAGGATTACCGTCGCTTGCGCGAAGCCCTGGAGAGGCTCAAGCTCAACGACGCGGCCTTCGTGTTCGAACCGGAAACGTCCGAAGCCCTCGGCTTCGGGTTCCGCTGCGGCTTTCTTGGCTTGCTGCACGCCGAGATCATCCAAGAACGCCTCGAGCGCGAGTACGACCTCGACCTCATCGCGACCGCGCCCGCCGTCGTGTACCGCCTCACCCTCACGAACGGCGAGGTGTTCGAAACGCAGAATCCCGCCGAGTTTCCCACCAAGGACCGCATCGACGTCATGGAGGAGCCGTACATCAAGCTCTCCGTGATGCTTCCCGAGGAGTACGTCGGCCCCGTCATGCAGCTTCTGCAAGATCGTCGCGGCGTCATGAAGACGATGAACTACCTCGGCAAGCGCGTCGAGCTTCTGTACGAAGTGCCGTTCGCCGAGATTCTGTACGACTTCCACGACCGTCTCAAGAGCATTTCGCGCGGCTACGCCTCTATGGACTACGAGCAGATCGGTTACCGCGAAGGCGACCTCGTCAAAGTCGACATCTACGTCAATCAAGAAATGGTCGACGCCCTCGCCGTGATCGTGCACGAAAGCAAGGCGTACTCCTTGGGCCGCAAGATCGTCGACAAGATGGCGGAAGTCATTCCCAGGCAGATGTTCGCCGTGCCGGTGCAAGCGGCGATTGGCGGCAAGATCATCGCGCGCGCGACCGTCAAGGCTTACCGCAAGGACGTTCTGGCGAAGTGCTACGGCGGTGACATCAGCCGCAAGAAGAAACTCCTCGAAAAGCAGAAGAAGGGCAAGGCCCGCATGAAGAACATCGGCACCGTGGAAGTGCCGCAAGAAGCGTTCCTGGCAGTGCTCAGCACGGAAGAGTGAAGCGCTCGCGGAACGCCGTCCGACGAGCACGCCCGTATTCCACACCGAATCTTCGGTGAACGGCGAACTCTGGCCTACCATGCCATCAGCGAGAACCGCAGGTCGGCGCGGCTCTTCGCCGCCTTCGAAAGCGTGCACGGATAGAAGCGAGGGCGCTCGGCCTCACGTGAGGCCGAGCGCCGTTCGACGAGGATCTCAGCGAAGGTTCGTGCAGATCACGCCGCCGTCCACGGGAGCAAACGCGTCGTTCGCGGTATGCACGTTGATGTACGTCGCGTTTTGCAGCGCGCCGCTCGCCACGAGGTTGCGTATCTCCACGTTGCCGTTCGCGTCCGTGCGGCCCGTCATGGTCGTGGCCGCGATTGGAGCGCCGCCCGACGCGCACGGCGTTTGAGACGCGTTGCCCTGAAGGTGGTAGTGCGCCACGTAGTTCGTATTGGCGCTCAACCCTTGCAGGCGCAGCACGGTCGCCGTGTCGCCGCTCGACAACTGCATGATCGTCGCCGTGCCCTTTCCGGCCGTCGTCACACCCGCCTGCGCCGAGAAGGTCTTCGTCTGGGTCGCGCCCGACACGACCGGACCGCACGCGACGAGAACGACGGATCCGACGAGGCCGAGGCCGATTCTTCTGTTCATGTGTCCTCCTGAGCAAAACGTCCAGTCCAGGGCAGGGTAAGAGGCGCTCGGAAAACCCGTCCGTACCTTGGCTCGCCAATTGAAGGAGGCGTGAAGGCGAAGGGGCGAGCCGTCGAGCAAGCGAAAAACGCTGCCGAAGCAGCGTCTTGGTGCCGAGAGCGGGACTTGAACCCGCACGGGGTCTCCCCCATTCGATTTTAAGTCGAGTGCGTCTACCGATTTCGCCATCCCGGCTCGAGCGGGAGTATAGCGCACTTCGAGGAGCGTCCTATCGGTGTAAAGCAGGAGCAACCGAGGTGCCTCGAAAGGGTGAGGGCAAGTTTGTCCGGAGTCGAGGACCATCGCGCGACGGATGGTATGGGTGACGCGACGCGGCAGGCTTCGTTCATTCCCGAGCGAGGATGATTCGTCCTCTCCGAGCCAGGCCCCGACCACCGAGGATGAAGCGGCGACGAAAAAAAGGCCGACTCGAAAGTCGGCCTTCGGTGGTGGAGACGGAGGGAGTCGAACCCTCGTCTAAGAGCCCTTCAGACGTGCGTCTACAAGCTTAGTTCGTCGTTTGGATCTCGGTCGTGGAGCGCCGACGAACAGGCTCTCTTCGGACCCAGCTTCTTAATTTTCGCGCGCTCCCTAGAAGCGTCCGGAGCGGCTAGCCTTCTTTTCGTCAGTTCGCGCGACGCCAAAGGCCGGGCTTCGCGGTCACTTACTCACTTAAGCAGCGAGTTGGTAAGAAGTTTCGCCAGTTAATGGCTTGACCGGTGATTTACGAGGCCCACGGTCATCCTCGGCTTGCAACATCGCCCTCGGCGGCCCCTATCGAAACCGGAGCGTCCCCAGGCGAAAAAAAGTATAGCAGAGCCGCGCCAGGAGAGTGTTCATCGTCCACAATGCCTAGTGCTCACGGCGACCTTGTAGCTTGTCGCCATGCGCTTTCTCGCCTTGACCGCCCTCTTGTTGAGCGCCGCGTCCGCTCGCACCGCCTTGTGGCTTCGTCCGCCCTCGACACCCGACGCGCTCGAGCGTACCCTCGTGGCGGCAAAGGCGGCAGGCTTCACGGACGTGCTGCTCGAAGGCTTCTACCACGGCCGAACGATTTGGCGAAGTGCGGTCGCGCCGATGAAGACGTCGTACGACGCGCTCGACGTCGCGGCGCGCGTCTCGCGCCGCGAGGGCCTCAACTTGTCCGTGTGGATGGAGACGCTGTACTGGCGACCCGCCGCGAAGTTCGGAGTGCCCGTGACGCCGTTGTGGAGCGACGGGCTCGCGACACGCACGGCGGACGGACGCGACAGCCTCGCCGTGTCGGACCTCGGCTTCGTGGACCCGGCGGAACCTCGGGTGGGCGAGGTGTTGGAGGCGCTCGTGCGGGAGTTGACGGCGCGGGACGCGAACGTGGGCTTGCACCTCGACTACCTTCGCTACCCGAGAGAAGCGGACTTTGGTTTCTCGGCGGGGAACTTCGCGGCGTTCACGCGCCGCACCGGCAAGGACGCGCGAGCGATTCGTAAGTTCGACGACGGCGGCAACGTGACCTCCGATTGGCATGCCTGGTCGGACGTACGACGAGACGCGGTGACGAGCCTCGCCAACCGTCTCATCACCGCGTACCGAGACGCGGGCGGGCGGAGCTTGGTGAGCGCGGCGGTGTTCAGCGGCAGCGACCCATTGCAGGACTGGGGGTCGTGGCGAGGCTTGGACGTTGCGATGCCGATGTTCTACTTGCCGTGGCCGAGCTTGTATCCCGTGGCGTTGCTGCCTTGGCCGAGAAGCGAGAACGTGTGGCCGGGCGTGCAGGACCGAGCGGACGTTCCCTTGGAGCGGCAGTTGGAGATCGTGCGGCGGCAAGGCTTTCCGAACGTCGCCGTGTTCGGCTGGACGCCTCGCTGAGCACGGCGCGTTGAAGGTGGCGTTCAGCGTCGGCACGTACGGTGCGCGAATGCCGAACGACTCCTCGAACGACGAATTGCTGGCTCTGTTGACCCTTCGCTTCACTTCGTGGCTCGGCGCTTCTCGCATCGAGGCGTTGCGGCGGCACTTCGGAAGCGCGTCGGCCGCGTTGAGCGCGTCGCCGAGCGAGTGGCGCGAAGTGAAGGGCCTCGACGTGCGCGCGCTGGCTTCCCTGGGAGCGAAAGAAGCGCGAACGGCAGCGAGCGAAGAGATCGGCAAGGCGGCGAAGCAAGGCGTGACGCTGCTCGGGCGCGGGTTGCCAACTTACCCGGACGCGCTCGAGGCGCTTCCCGACCCGCCGCCCATCGTGTGGGTGAAAGGCGACTTGCCGACGCTGGACGTCGTACCGAAAGCGATCGGGGTGGTGGGAACGCGCACGGCGTCGACGTTCGGCAAGGGCTTCACGCGCAAGCTTGCCCTCGATCTCGCGGAAGCCGGAGTCATGGTGGTGTCGGGCCTCGCGCGGGGAATCGACACGGCAGCGCACACCGCCGCCATCGAACTCGGCGCACCCACGATCGGCGTTCTCGGCAGCGGGGTGGACGTCGTGTATCCCGGTGAGAACGCGGGACTGGCGCGCAAGATGACGGTCGTGAGCGAGCATCCGCTGGGCACGCGGCCCGCTCCGCACCACTTCCCGATTCGCAACCGCATCATCGCGGCGCTCGGGGCAGGCTCGGTCGTCGTGGAGGGAAGCGTCACGAGCGGAGCGATGCTCACGGCGTCGTCCGCCTTGGAGTGCGGACGCACGGTGTTCGCGGTGCCGGGCCGCCCGAACGAGCCGCTCTCGGCGGGACCGCACAAGCTGCTGCGAGAAGGCGCGGTACTCGTGGAACGCTCGTCGGACATTTTCGAGGAACTCGGCTGGACGGGTGGACGTACGCGAACGCCGCCCACGTTGCCGCCGCACCTCGCGCAAGTGTACGCGGCCTTGAACGGCCCGACGCTGCTCGACGACCTCGCCGTTGAACTTGAACGCAGCGTGCCCGACGTGCAGTCCGCGCTGATGCTGCTGACGCTCGAAGGGCACGTGGTGGAAACCCCGGGCGGCCGTTTCGAGCGGGCGTGAAGACGCGAGAGGTGGGAATGGAGGCATGGTCGCCGACGCTTCATGAGCCCCTTGCTATTCTGCGAGGGTGCCAGCCGAGACGGTCATGAAGCTCGCGTTCGCTGCAGCGCTCGCCTTCTTCGTTCTCAACTTCGCGCTGGGCATGAGCTTGCAGCTTGGCGCGAAGTTTCACGTGCGGCCGCTGCACCACGCGCTGTACTTCCTGACGTGCGCCAGCACCTTCGCGTGCGCCTTGTTCGCGTCGCTCGCGAGCCGCGCTTGGTGGTGGCCCGCGTTGCTGCTGGGCGCGCTTTTGCTCGTGCCGTCGACGAAGCCCGGCCGCGGGGACCACGCGCTCCTCGCGTGTCTGGTCGGCGTCGGG
This genomic stretch from Deinococcus yavapaiensis KR-236 harbors:
- the dprA gene encoding DNA-processing protein DprA — encoded protein: MPNDSSNDELLALLTLRFTSWLGASRIEALRRHFGSASAALSASPSEWREVKGLDVRALASLGAKEARTAASEEIGKAAKQGVTLLGRGLPTYPDALEALPDPPPIVWVKGDLPTLDVVPKAIGVVGTRTASTFGKGFTRKLALDLAEAGVMVVSGLARGIDTAAHTAAIELGAPTIGVLGSGVDVVYPGENAGLARKMTVVSEHPLGTRPAPHHFPIRNRIIAALGAGSVVVEGSVTSGAMLTASSALECGRTVFAVPGRPNEPLSAGPHKLLREGAVLVERSSDIFEELGWTGGRTRTPPTLPPHLAQVYAALNGPTLLDDLAVELERSVPDVQSALMLLTLEGHVVETPGGRFERA
- a CDS encoding superoxide dismutase, whose protein sequence is MNRRIGLGLVGSVVLVACGPVVSGATQTKTFSAQAGVTTAGKGTATIMQLSSGDTATVLRLQGLSANTNYVAHYHLQGNASQTPCASGGAPIAATTMTGRTDANGNVEIRNLVASGALQNATYINVHTANDAFAPVDGGVICTNLR
- the lepA gene encoding translation elongation factor 4, whose translation is MNVRNFSIIAHVDHGKSTLADRILERLGAMGERDKRDQTLDTLELERERGITIKSTPIRLQYKRPNGEEYTLNLIDTPGHVDFNYEVSRSLAACEGVLLLVDASQGVEAQTIVNAYLAIDNNLEIVPVVNKIDLPAADPEGAAKELEDVIGIPADGAIFASGKTGIGVDEILEAIVERIPAPLGNPDGPLKALIFDSFYDAYQGVILFVRVLEGTLHAKDQITLFSNGRTFDVDKVGTFSPGLVVGSELTVGSVGWIAAGIKDIHDAQVGDTVTSKDNATTEPFPGFKPAQPVVFSGLYPTNTEDYRRLREALERLKLNDAAFVFEPETSEALGFGFRCGFLGLLHAEIIQERLEREYDLDLIATAPAVVYRLTLTNGEVFETQNPAEFPTKDRIDVMEEPYIKLSVMLPEEYVGPVMQLLQDRRGVMKTMNYLGKRVELLYEVPFAEILYDFHDRLKSISRGYASMDYEQIGYREGDLVKVDIYVNQEMVDALAVIVHESKAYSLGRKIVDKMAEVIPRQMFAVPVQAAIGGKIIARATVKAYRKDVLAKCYGGDISRKKKLLEKQKKGKARMKNIGTVEVPQEAFLAVLSTEE